One Nocardia farcinica genomic region harbors:
- a CDS encoding nitrite/sulfite reductase has translation MTSSTDAGPTVQSKPTRARTGKPVRRKSEGQWALGYREPLNPNEQNKKDDNPLNVRARIENIYAVNGFDSIDKSDLRGRFRWWGLYTQREQGYDGTFTGDENIDLLEAKYFMMRVRCDGGALNVAQLRTLGGISTEFARDTADLSDRENLQYHWIEIENVPEIWRRLEEVGLQTTEACGDCPRVVLGSPLAGESLDEVIDPTPAIQEIVRRYIGDKRYSNLPRKFKTAISGQQDVVHEINDVAFVGVVHPEHGPGLDLWVGGGLSTNPMLAQRVGAWVPLDEVPDVWEAVVALYRDYGYRRLRTKARLKFLIKDWGVEKFREVLEEKYLKRKLIDGPAPEKPVRPIDHVGVQRLRNGLNAVGFSPIAGRVSGTVLTEVADAVERIGSDRIRFTPYQKLIVLDVADDKVEQLIAELEPLGLQARPSAWRRNLLACSGIEFCKLSFVETRKRSQVLAPELEQRLADINAELDVPITVNINGCPNSCGRSQIADIGFKGQLVDDGNGNQVEGFQVHLGGSLGLDSGFGRKLRQHKVTSAELGDYIERVVRNFVKNRDGGERFAQWAVRADEADLR, from the coding sequence ATGACGTCGAGCACCGACGCCGGTCCCACCGTTCAGTCCAAGCCCACGCGTGCCCGTACCGGCAAGCCGGTGCGCCGCAAGTCCGAGGGCCAGTGGGCGCTCGGCTACCGCGAGCCGCTGAACCCCAACGAACAGAACAAGAAGGACGACAACCCGCTCAACGTCCGCGCCCGGATCGAGAACATCTACGCGGTCAACGGCTTCGACAGTATCGACAAGAGCGACCTGCGCGGCCGGTTCCGCTGGTGGGGTCTCTACACCCAGCGCGAGCAGGGCTACGACGGCACCTTCACCGGTGACGAGAACATCGATCTGCTCGAGGCGAAGTACTTCATGATGCGGGTGCGCTGCGACGGCGGCGCCCTGAACGTCGCGCAGTTGCGCACCCTCGGCGGCATCTCCACCGAGTTCGCCCGGGATACAGCGGACCTGTCGGATCGGGAGAACCTGCAGTACCACTGGATCGAGATCGAGAACGTGCCGGAGATCTGGCGGCGGCTCGAGGAGGTCGGCCTGCAGACCACCGAGGCCTGTGGCGACTGCCCGCGCGTGGTGCTCGGTTCGCCGCTGGCCGGTGAATCCCTCGACGAGGTGATCGACCCGACCCCGGCGATCCAGGAGATCGTGCGCCGCTACATCGGCGACAAGCGCTACTCGAACCTGCCGCGCAAGTTCAAGACCGCCATCTCCGGCCAGCAGGACGTGGTGCACGAGATCAACGACGTCGCCTTCGTCGGCGTGGTGCATCCCGAGCACGGCCCCGGCCTGGATCTGTGGGTGGGCGGTGGCCTGTCCACGAATCCGATGCTGGCCCAGCGGGTCGGCGCGTGGGTGCCGCTGGACGAGGTGCCCGACGTGTGGGAGGCCGTCGTGGCGCTCTACCGCGACTACGGCTACCGCCGCCTGCGCACCAAGGCCCGCCTGAAGTTCCTGATCAAGGACTGGGGCGTGGAGAAGTTCCGCGAGGTGCTCGAGGAGAAGTACCTGAAGCGCAAGCTGATCGACGGGCCCGCGCCGGAGAAGCCGGTCCGCCCGATCGACCACGTTGGCGTGCAGCGGCTGCGCAACGGCCTCAACGCCGTGGGCTTCTCTCCCATCGCCGGCCGCGTGTCCGGCACCGTGCTCACCGAGGTCGCCGACGCGGTCGAGCGCATCGGCTCCGACCGCATCCGCTTCACCCCGTACCAGAAGCTGATCGTGCTCGACGTCGCCGACGACAAGGTCGAACAGCTCATCGCCGAGCTCGAACCGCTCGGCCTGCAGGCCCGCCCGTCGGCGTGGCGGCGAAACCTGCTGGCCTGCAGCGGCATCGAGTTCTGCAAGCTGTCGTTCGTGGAGACCCGCAAGCGCTCCCAGGTGCTCGCCCCCGAGCTGGAGCAGCGCCTGGCCGACATCAACGCCGAGCTGGACGTGCCGATCACGGTGAACATCAACGGCTGCCCGAACTCGTGCGGCCGCTCGCAGATCGCCGACATCGGGTTCAAGGGCCAGCTGGTCGACGACGGCAACGGGAATCAGGTCGAGGGCTTCCAGGTTCATCTGGGTGGCAGCCTCGGGCTGGACAGCGGCTTCGGCCGGAAACTGCGCCAGCACAAGGTGACCAGCGCCGAACTCGGCGACTACATCGAGCGCGTCGTGCGCAACTTCGTCAAGAACCGCGACGGCGGTGAGCGGTTCGCTCAGTGGGCCGTCCGCGCCGACGAGGCCGACCTGCGCTGA
- the cysD gene encoding sulfate adenylyltransferase subunit CysD, protein MNDTTITTETAERSLGISDFDTLAALESEAIHIFREVAGEFERPVILFSGGKDSTVLLHVALKAFWPAPLPFALLHVDTGHNLPEVLEFRDKVVEKYGLRLHVASVEEYLADGRLTERPDGIRNPLQTVPLLDAISENRFDAVFGGGRRDEERSRAKERIFSLRNAFGQWDPKRQRPELWNLYNGRHAPGEHVRVFPLSNWTELDIWRYITRENVDLASIYYAHQRPVYQRDGMWMTPGVWGGPREGEVLETRSVRYRTVGDGSTTGAILSEAATNEAILAEVAASRLTERGATRGDDRVSEAAMEDRKREGYF, encoded by the coding sequence ATGAACGACACCACGATCACCACCGAGACCGCCGAGCGTTCCCTCGGCATCAGCGATTTCGACACCCTCGCCGCGCTCGAGTCCGAGGCCATCCACATCTTCCGTGAGGTCGCGGGCGAGTTCGAGCGGCCGGTGATCCTGTTCTCCGGCGGCAAGGACTCCACGGTGCTGCTGCACGTGGCGCTCAAGGCGTTCTGGCCCGCGCCGCTGCCGTTCGCGCTGCTGCACGTCGACACCGGGCACAACCTGCCCGAGGTGCTGGAGTTCCGGGACAAGGTCGTCGAGAAGTACGGCCTGCGGCTCCATGTCGCCAGTGTCGAGGAGTACCTGGCCGACGGCCGGCTCACCGAGCGACCCGACGGCATCCGCAACCCGCTGCAGACCGTGCCGCTGCTGGACGCCATCTCCGAGAACCGTTTCGACGCGGTGTTCGGCGGCGGCCGCCGCGACGAGGAGCGCTCGCGGGCCAAGGAGCGGATCTTCTCGCTGCGCAACGCCTTCGGCCAGTGGGACCCCAAGCGGCAGCGCCCGGAGCTGTGGAACCTCTACAACGGCCGCCACGCCCCGGGCGAGCACGTGCGCGTGTTCCCGCTGAGCAACTGGACCGAGCTCGACATCTGGCGCTACATCACCCGCGAGAACGTCGACCTGGCCAGCATCTACTACGCCCACCAGCGCCCGGTCTACCAGCGCGACGGCATGTGGATGACCCCCGGCGTGTGGGGCGGTCCGCGCGAGGGCGAGGTGCTCGAGACCCGCTCGGTGCGTTACCGCACCGTCGGCGACGGCTCCACCACCGGCGCGATCCTGTCCGAGGCCGCGACCAACGAGGCGATCCTGGCCGAGGTCGCCGCCTCGCGACTCACCGAACGGGGCGCCACCCGCGGCGACGACCGGGTGTCGGAGGCCGCGATGGAAGACCGCAAGCGAGAGGGTTACTTCTGA
- a CDS encoding phosphoadenylyl-sulfate reductase: MTTQLAEKLAEDELRAIAERGAAELGPDASAQDLLRWTDETFGTGYIVASNMQDGVLVHLAAQVRAGVDVLFLDTGYHFAETIGTRDAVEAVYGVNVVNVRPEQSVDEQDRLLGKDLFARDPNECCRLRKVVPLQRALAGYNAWVTGIRRVEAPTRANAPLITFDEAFGLVKINPIAPWSDEDMDSYIAAHGILVNPLVEEGYPSIGCAPCTRKPEPGSDPRSGRWAGLAKTECGLHQS; the protein is encoded by the coding sequence GTGACAACCCAACTCGCGGAGAAGCTGGCCGAGGACGAGCTGCGGGCCATCGCCGAGCGCGGGGCGGCCGAGCTCGGCCCCGACGCCTCGGCGCAGGACCTGCTGCGCTGGACCGACGAGACCTTCGGCACCGGCTACATCGTCGCCTCGAACATGCAGGACGGCGTGCTGGTACATCTGGCCGCCCAGGTCCGGGCCGGGGTGGACGTGCTCTTTCTGGACACCGGCTACCACTTCGCCGAGACGATCGGCACCCGCGACGCCGTGGAGGCGGTGTACGGGGTGAACGTGGTGAACGTGCGCCCGGAGCAGTCGGTGGACGAGCAGGACCGGCTGCTCGGCAAGGATCTGTTCGCCCGCGACCCCAACGAGTGCTGCCGGTTGCGCAAGGTGGTGCCGTTGCAGCGCGCGCTGGCCGGCTACAACGCCTGGGTCACCGGCATCCGCCGGGTGGAGGCGCCGACCCGCGCGAACGCGCCGCTGATCACCTTCGACGAAGCCTTCGGCCTGGTGAAGATCAACCCGATCGCACCGTGGTCGGACGAGGACATGGACAGCTACATCGCCGCGCACGGCATCCTCGTCAATCCCCTGGTGGAGGAGGGTTATCCGTCCATCGGCTGCGCACCGTGCACACGGAAGCCGGAGCCGGGATCCGATCCGCGAAGCGGCCGTTGGGCCGGCCTCGCCAAGACCGAATGCGGGTTGCACCAGTCATGA
- a CDS encoding sulfate adenylyltransferase subunit 1 — MSVQPITAERNVRTEPPTQLLRLATAGSVDDGKSTLVGRLLFDTKSVLADQIDAVTRASVDKGLATPDLSLLVDGLRAEREQGITIDVAYRYFATPKRSFVLADTPGHVQYTRNTVSGASTAQLVILLVDARKGVIEQTRRHAAVLALLGVPKLVLAVNKIDLVEDAAEVFARISAEFNELTSRLGWADEDVLEIPVSALHGDNIAGRSDNTPYYDGPSLIEHLESVPVDADSTGAHSIGLRFPVQYVIRPRTAEYPDYRGYAGQIAAGSVAPGDEIVVLPSGVRTTVERIDTPDGELAVAQTGRSVTLILSDEVDISRGDLIASVDDAPEPLDTFDATVCWLGDKPLRPGARLLLKHGTRTTQAIVGALIERFDEQRLAAQESPEALELNDIGRISVRVAEPIPADDYRVNRHTGSFLLIDPAGGNTLAAGLVGDVLTAVEVGTGA; from the coding sequence ATGTCCGTTCAGCCGATCACCGCCGAGCGGAACGTGCGCACCGAGCCGCCGACCCAGCTGCTGCGGCTGGCCACCGCCGGTTCCGTCGACGACGGCAAGTCCACCCTGGTGGGCAGGCTGCTCTTCGACACCAAGTCGGTGCTGGCCGACCAGATCGACGCCGTGACCCGCGCGTCGGTGGACAAGGGCCTGGCCACGCCGGATCTCTCGCTGCTGGTCGACGGCCTGCGGGCCGAGCGGGAACAGGGCATCACCATCGATGTGGCCTACCGCTACTTCGCCACGCCCAAGCGCTCGTTCGTGCTCGCCGACACCCCCGGGCACGTCCAGTACACCCGCAACACCGTCTCCGGCGCGTCGACGGCTCAGCTGGTGATCCTGCTGGTCGACGCGCGCAAGGGCGTCATCGAGCAGACCCGCCGCCACGCCGCCGTGCTGGCCCTGCTCGGTGTGCCGAAGCTGGTGCTCGCGGTGAACAAGATCGACTTGGTCGAGGACGCGGCCGAGGTGTTCGCCCGCATCTCCGCGGAGTTCAACGAACTCACCAGCCGGTTGGGCTGGGCCGACGAGGACGTGCTGGAGATCCCGGTCTCGGCGCTGCACGGCGACAACATCGCCGGCCGTTCCGACAACACCCCCTACTACGACGGCCCCTCGCTCATCGAGCACCTGGAGTCGGTGCCGGTGGACGCCGACAGCACCGGCGCCCACTCGATCGGGCTGCGCTTCCCGGTGCAGTACGTGATCAGGCCGCGCACCGCCGAGTACCCGGACTATCGCGGATATGCCGGGCAGATCGCCGCCGGGTCGGTCGCGCCGGGTGACGAGATCGTGGTGCTGCCCTCGGGCGTGCGCACCACCGTCGAGCGCATCGACACCCCCGACGGCGAGCTGGCGGTCGCGCAGACCGGACGCAGCGTGACGCTGATCCTGTCCGACGAGGTCGACATCTCCCGTGGCGACCTGATCGCCTCGGTGGACGACGCGCCCGAGCCGCTGGACACCTTCGACGCCACCGTCTGCTGGCTGGGTGACAAGCCGCTGCGTCCCGGCGCCCGGCTGCTGCTCAAGCACGGCACCCGCACCACCCAGGCCATCGTCGGCGCGCTCATCGAACGCTTCGACGAGCAGCGCCTGGCGGCGCAGGAGAGCCCGGAGGCCTTGGAGCTCAACGACATCGGCCGGATCTCGGTGCGGGTCGCCGAGCCGATCCCGGCCGACGACTACCGGGTCAACCGGCACACCGGCAGCTTCCTGCTCATCGACCCGGCGGGCGGCAACACGCTGGCCGCGGGCCTGGTCGGTGACGTGCTGACGGCGGTCGAGGTCGGTACCGGCGCCTGA
- a CDS encoding sirohydrochlorin chelatase, producing MNAALGPPGQARGVAVAPALVAVAHGSRDPRSAATMSAVVDAVAAARPEVDVRLAFLDLSTPAVAQVVDAVAAHGHAHAVVVPLLLGSAFHARVDLPGLLDAGRAAHPRLRLDQAEVLGPDPRLIAVLAERVRAADPAGDPARRGVAVAAVGSSSPAANARTAAVARALTARTGWLTESCFATAEPGLPAAVARLRARGADRVVVAPWFLAPGLLTDRLHAAAPDAIHADVLGAHRAFAEVVWDRYDAAVTAALPLSA from the coding sequence ATGAACGCTGCGCTCGGCCCGCCGGGGCAGGCTCGCGGGGTGGCCGTCGCGCCGGCGCTCGTCGCCGTCGCGCACGGCAGCCGGGATCCGCGCTCGGCGGCGACCATGTCCGCGGTCGTCGACGCGGTCGCCGCGGCCCGCCCGGAGGTGGACGTGCGGCTGGCCTTCCTCGACCTGAGCACGCCCGCGGTGGCACAGGTCGTCGACGCCGTCGCGGCCCACGGGCACGCGCACGCCGTCGTGGTGCCGTTGCTGCTGGGCAGCGCCTTCCACGCCCGGGTCGATCTGCCGGGTCTGCTGGATGCCGGGCGGGCCGCGCATCCGCGGTTGCGCCTGGATCAAGCCGAGGTGCTCGGCCCCGATCCCCGGCTGATCGCCGTCCTGGCCGAACGGGTGCGGGCGGCCGACCCGGCGGGCGATCCGGCTCGGCGTGGCGTGGCGGTGGCCGCGGTCGGTTCCTCCTCCCCCGCCGCCAACGCCCGCACCGCCGCGGTGGCCCGCGCACTCACCGCACGGACCGGCTGGCTCACCGAATCCTGTTTCGCCACGGCCGAACCCGGTCTGCCCGCGGCCGTCGCGCGGTTGCGGGCCCGGGGCGCGGACCGGGTCGTGGTCGCGCCGTGGTTCCTGGCGCCCGGCCTGCTGACCGACCGTCTGCACGCGGCCGCGCCCGACGCGATCCACGCCGACGTGCTCGGCGCGCACCGGGCGTTCGCCGAGGTGGTGTGGGACCGCTACGACGCGGCGGTGACGGCCGCGCTGCCGCTGTCGGCCTGA